TCATGCTACTCACGCTCCTGCTATTTTGTTTGGCGATGTCATACGGCAGTGCAGAGGAGCGAAAAGAAGAATGGAGCGATAAAGGATTTCCGTTCGCCAGTTTGAAGACGGTCGCCGTTTCGCTCAGCGTAGACGAAGGCGTGAAACTCGAAGAAATCGAGCAAAAAAAGATCGCGGATATGAGCGATGCCGTGTTTTCCGCCAATTCCGGCACAACGACGCAATGGCTGAATGAAAAGCAGATCCTGAAAAGAATCGGCGTGATGACCCAGGTCGAACTCGAAGGCCTTAAAAACAGCGAACCGGAAAAATATCAGGCCGCCTGGAACGAGCAAGTGCTCAAAGTAAGCGAAGCGAAACTCGAGATCAAGATTCGCCAATGGGGCTACACGCAGCAGTACGTGCCCGACACGATCGAGAATTACACCGACTACCAAAACACCCCGGTGAGCGTCGTGCAATACGATTCGAACGGCAGGCCGTATACGACGATCCAGTGGGTGCAGGTACCGATCGAGCGCAGCCGGATCATACCGGCGCATTATGAACCGATTGCCCATGCGGGCGTCGAATGTACGCTGACCAGCAACAAGACCGGGGCGAAGATCTGGCTGCTTACCGACCTGCGTGACGCAAAAGGCGGCAAGGTGCCGAGCGAAATGCTGGAACGCATCCTGCGCCGGGTACTGGAGCGCTTTAGCGCATTGCAAAAATAACGCAAAGAGAACGGGCTGTCTCGTAAGGTGAACTCACCTTGCGAGACAGCCCGTTTTTACTCTACTTAGCCAGTTGGGACGCTTGTACAAAGAACGTCTTTAGGCCGTTCACAATGCCGAGCGCCAGTTTGTCCTGAAAGGCGGGCGTATCAAGCAGTTTCTCTTCCTGCGGGTTGGAGAGAAAGGCCAGTTCCACCAGACAGGAAGGCATGTCCGTATGTTTAAGCACATAGAAGTTGGCCGAATAGATGCCCCGGTCCTTCAGACCGTCGGCAACCGCCATGCCGCGCTGCAGGTGCTTCGCGAGCAGTTTCGAATAATAGGAACGCGGATAATAATAGCTGCCCGTACCGCCGACCGCCGGATTGCCGAACCAGTTGGCATGGATCGAAACAAAAAGGTCGGCCTGATTGAACGAGGCGTAGCGGGTACGCGCACCCAGTTCCTGTGCGCCGCTCGCGTTCGGGCCATAAACGTCGATATCGGTCTGGCGCGTCATGCAGACGATGGCGCCCTCTTTTTCCAGTAAGGCTTCCACCTTGCGGGCGACGGCCAGATTTACGTCTTTTTCCTGGACGCCTGCGTTGCCGTGCGCACCTGCGTCGCTGCCGCCGTGACCGGGGTCGAGCGCGATCACTTTGCCGCGCAGCCCTGCGGTATAGGGGATCGGATCGGCAACCGACGGCTTCGTGATCTCAATCAAGAGCTGAGCCGGTTTACCATCGGCGGCAGTTAAGGCGCTGACCTTATAATCCAGTTCCGAAATCGGCTGCGGAAAACGGATTTCGAGGCGGCTGCCGCTTGGCATCGCGCTGATTGTCAGCGTC
The nucleotide sequence above comes from Azotosporobacter soli. Encoded proteins:
- a CDS encoding N-acetylmuramoyl-L-alanine amidase, with the protein product MLVRKGCFLLLCLLALSVPVAAAPAKQTPVPAKAATVAPLSNSQFSVASDADTGEQSLRLTLDAAAPLDTASRLSAPDLLTVDVRGATPGALKGATKLDGTLASTLTISAMPSGSRLEIRFPQPISELDYKVSALTAADGKPAQLLIEITKPSVADPIPYTAGLRGKVIALDPGHGGSDAGAHGNAGVQEKDVNLAVARKVEALLEKEGAIVCMTRQTDIDVYGPNASGAQELGARTRYASFNQADLFVSIHANWFGNPAVGGTGSYYYPRSYYSKLLAKHLQRGMAVADGLKDRGIYSANFYVLKHTDMPSCLVELAFLSNPQEEKLLDTPAFQDKLALGIVNGLKTFFVQASQLAK